A genomic region of Paenibacillus sp. PL2-23 contains the following coding sequences:
- a CDS encoding FxsA family protein has protein sequence MYKWLLAAFLIVPVVELWSILQIGDWLGGWNTFFIIVAMGALGAYFARAEGRKVWREAQLQLQSGQMPGRAIIDGVIVFAGGLLLLTPGFFSDILGLLLLLPITRPFFRHMVLQWLEKRIRNGSFTIRRF, from the coding sequence ATGTATAAGTGGTTACTGGCAGCGTTTCTGATTGTGCCTGTCGTTGAGCTGTGGAGCATTCTCCAGATCGGAGATTGGCTTGGAGGCTGGAATACGTTTTTTATTATTGTGGCGATGGGCGCGCTTGGCGCATATTTCGCCCGGGCCGAAGGCCGGAAAGTTTGGCGGGAGGCGCAGCTTCAGCTTCAATCGGGCCAAATGCCTGGAAGAGCGATCATTGACGGCGTTATCGTATTTGCGGGGGGCCTGCTGCTGCTGACCCCGGGTTTTTTCAGCGATATATTGGGCCTGCTGCTGCTGCTGCCCATCACACGCCCTTTTTTTCGACATATGGTGTTACAGTGGCTTGAGAAACGGATAAGAAATGGCAGCTTCACCATTCGCCGATTTTAG
- the ppk1 gene encoding polyphosphate kinase 1 yields the protein MTKYLSPYVNRDLSWIEFNRRVLEEAQDARNPLLERAKFLSIVSSNMDEFMSVRVAGIQDQMRAGLTKTDFTGYTPAGLWKRLIKRATGMVFEQYRSYRDVVRCLAKEGICIRTVEELNLTQKKAISDYFHEIVFPVLTPMAVDQSRPFPLVHTKELYLAVLLKRDEAIEEEEPLFAIVQVPSILSRFVPVQGRINSKKQEFVLLEDVIEQFIDTLFNGYTPFAVNPFRLTRNADLTLNEEGAEDLLEEIEKELRRRRWGIPVRLEVAKGMHPFALETLREELEIEDNLFEIDGPLDLSFLMRFVGSLPGYDNLRYEKMEPVYPREFDDSDDMFEVIRQRDVLMYHPYESFDAVNDFVLQAAYDPDVLAIKMTLYRVSGQSALVQALAKAAEAGKQVTVVVELKARFDEERNIAWARQLEKAGCHVVYGLVGLKTHAKILLVVRREQGTLRRYVHVGTGNYNDNTATLYTDIGLFTSHPVIGGDASALFNEVTGYSSPYEWKAFGVAPTDLREKLFRLIDRERENALAGRTAHIIAKMNSLSNQDMIDKLYEASQSGVKIDLIVRGVCCLRPGVPGRSENIKVYSIVDRYLEHARVMYFYNGGDEEVYLSSADWMTRNLMKRIELMCPVFDPGLRMILINMLRLNLEDDVKARELKPSGLYERVASRSETPFRSQFEAKKIQLWKGHA from the coding sequence ATGACCAAGTACTTGTCCCCTTATGTGAATCGAGATTTAAGCTGGATTGAATTCAATCGCAGAGTGCTTGAGGAAGCGCAGGATGCTCGGAATCCGCTGCTTGAACGGGCAAAGTTTTTGTCCATCGTATCAAGCAACATGGATGAATTTATGAGCGTTCGCGTAGCGGGCATTCAGGATCAGATGCGGGCAGGCCTGACCAAAACGGATTTTACCGGCTATACGCCTGCGGGATTATGGAAACGTTTGATCAAAAGAGCGACTGGCATGGTGTTCGAGCAGTACCGCTCCTACCGTGATGTAGTGAGATGCCTCGCCAAGGAAGGCATCTGCATTCGTACCGTTGAAGAGCTGAACCTCACTCAGAAGAAGGCGATTTCGGATTATTTTCACGAAATTGTGTTTCCGGTGCTGACGCCAATGGCGGTGGACCAGAGCCGTCCATTCCCGCTCGTCCATACGAAGGAGCTGTACCTTGCGGTGCTGCTGAAGCGCGATGAGGCTATTGAGGAAGAGGAGCCGCTGTTCGCCATTGTGCAGGTCCCTTCGATTTTATCCCGGTTCGTGCCCGTGCAGGGACGAATAAACAGCAAGAAGCAGGAGTTTGTGCTGCTGGAAGATGTGATTGAGCAATTTATTGATACATTATTTAATGGCTATACACCGTTCGCGGTTAATCCCTTCCGATTGACCCGCAACGCAGACTTGACGCTGAATGAAGAAGGCGCGGAGGATTTGCTGGAGGAGATCGAGAAAGAGCTTCGCAGACGGAGATGGGGCATTCCGGTCCGGCTGGAGGTAGCCAAGGGGATGCATCCCTTTGCGCTGGAGACGCTTCGCGAGGAGCTCGAAATTGAGGACAACTTGTTCGAGATCGACGGGCCTCTGGATCTCAGCTTTCTGATGCGGTTTGTCGGGAGTCTGCCAGGCTACGACAATTTGCGCTATGAGAAGATGGAGCCGGTATATCCGAGAGAATTCGACGACAGTGACGACATGTTCGAGGTTATTAGGCAAAGAGACGTTCTGATGTATCATCCTTATGAGTCCTTTGATGCGGTGAATGACTTTGTGCTGCAGGCCGCCTACGATCCCGATGTGCTCGCTATCAAAATGACGCTGTACCGGGTAAGCGGTCAATCCGCGCTTGTTCAGGCGCTTGCGAAGGCGGCGGAGGCCGGCAAGCAGGTGACGGTTGTTGTAGAGCTGAAGGCTCGATTCGACGAGGAGCGTAACATCGCCTGGGCGAGACAGCTGGAGAAGGCGGGCTGTCATGTCGTCTATGGTCTGGTTGGTCTGAAGACGCACGCGAAGATATTGCTTGTTGTCAGAAGAGAGCAAGGCACTCTGCGCCGGTACGTTCATGTGGGCACAGGCAATTACAACGACAACACGGCAACGTTGTATACGGATATCGGCTTGTTCACGTCGCATCCCGTTATCGGCGGCGACGCCTCGGCATTATTTAACGAGGTGACGGGCTATTCATCTCCCTATGAATGGAAAGCGTTCGGCGTGGCGCCGACCGACCTTCGGGAGAAGCTGTTCCGATTGATCGATCGCGAACGAGAGAATGCGCTTGCCGGCAGGACGGCCCATATCATCGCGAAGATGAATTCATTGTCCAATCAGGACATGATCGACAAGCTGTATGAGGCTTCCCAGTCGGGCGTCAAGATTGATCTGATCGTCAGAGGCGTCTGCTGCCTGAGACCGGGCGTGCCGGGACGCAGCGAGAATATTAAGGTCTACAGCATAGTCGACCGATATCTGGAGCATGCGAGAGTGATGTACTTCTATAACGGAGGAGACGAAGAGGTATATCTGTCCAGCGCGGACTGGATGACGCGCAATCTGATGAAGCGGATTGAGCTGATGTGTCCGGTCTTCGATCCGGGGCTGCGCATGATCCTGATCAATATGCTTCGTCTGAATCTGGAGGATGACGTGAAGGCTCGCGAGCTGAAGCCCAGCGGCTTGTATGAGCGGGTTGCGAGCCGCAGTGAAACGCCCTTCCGCAGCCAGTTCGAGGCGAAGAAGATCCAGCTGTGGAAAGGCCATGCCTAA
- a CDS encoding Ppx/GppA phosphatase family protein, with protein MTGQRIGIIDIGSNSVRLVVYERTENGAHRVVDASKRSARLSGQIDDSGALAEGALAELIDTLRHFMRICSHHGIVQIRAVATAAIRNATNRDDILQRIKGDTGLVIELLSGTEEASFGFLGMINSLNVTEGFLIDIGGGSTELSLFRDRELIHSVSFPFGCVSLNKKFDSREQLSDDALRAIENIVAEAVRSHAWIREAPGLPLVGVGGTVRALGKVHQGVHQYPFAQAHNYEITEASVDELFQTLRRQPLDRRRKTPGLSKDRADVIVPGIAVLRAIYRTVRASHYLVCGAGLRDGLFHATRFPNRPKLDDPLAFSLKNIGALHTEAPRQHVMQVNRLALEIFDDLQPVHRFDERARTLLDCASQLHRIGASIEYYDYARHTFYLILHSHLNGLTHKEIILTACIASFKSKSKVKNQLAEFRTLVSDNDIELICKLGLLLQLAASLDRSETQAIGQLTVRTTETQMLIRPLQTRGSLAVERRELEEIAPDFKKQWELEPVLL; from the coding sequence ATGACTGGACAACGCATAGGCATTATTGACATAGGCTCTAACTCCGTCAGGCTCGTCGTGTACGAAAGAACCGAGAACGGAGCCCATCGCGTAGTCGATGCCAGCAAGCGCTCCGCCAGGCTAAGCGGTCAAATTGACGACAGCGGCGCGCTTGCTGAGGGCGCCTTGGCGGAGCTCATAGACACATTGCGGCATTTCATGCGCATCTGCTCTCACCACGGTATTGTGCAGATCCGCGCGGTCGCGACGGCGGCCATCCGCAATGCGACGAACCGCGATGACATCCTGCAGCGGATCAAGGGAGACACCGGGCTTGTCATCGAGCTGCTATCCGGCACAGAAGAAGCCTCCTTCGGCTTCCTCGGCATGATTAACTCGCTGAACGTCACGGAAGGCTTCCTGATCGATATCGGCGGCGGCAGCACGGAGCTGTCCCTCTTCCGCGATCGCGAGCTCATACATTCCGTTTCGTTCCCGTTCGGCTGCGTCAGCCTGAACAAGAAATTTGATTCCCGAGAGCAGCTGTCGGACGACGCTCTGCGAGCAATTGAGAACATCGTGGCGGAAGCCGTTCGCTCCCATGCCTGGATCCGGGAAGCGCCAGGCCTGCCGCTAGTGGGAGTGGGCGGAACGGTCCGGGCGCTGGGCAAGGTGCATCAAGGCGTGCACCAGTATCCGTTCGCTCAGGCCCATAATTATGAAATCACGGAGGCCAGCGTCGACGAGCTGTTCCAGACGCTTCGCAGGCAGCCGCTGGACCGCAGACGCAAGACGCCGGGCTTGTCCAAGGACCGAGCGGACGTCATCGTCCCCGGCATCGCCGTTCTCCGCGCCATATACCGCACCGTACGAGCGAGCCATTATCTCGTATGCGGCGCAGGCCTGAGGGATGGGCTGTTCCATGCTACGCGGTTTCCGAACCGGCCGAAGCTGGACGATCCGCTTGCCTTCAGCCTCAAAAACATTGGCGCCTTGCATACGGAAGCGCCCCGCCAGCACGTCATGCAGGTGAACCGGCTCGCTCTGGAAATATTCGACGATCTGCAGCCCGTTCATCGGTTCGATGAACGCGCGAGAACGCTCCTGGACTGCGCCTCGCAGCTGCACCGTATTGGGGCCTCGATCGAATATTACGATTATGCCCGGCATACCTTCTATCTGATCCTCCACTCCCATTTGAACGGGCTGACGCATAAGGAGATCATATTGACGGCGTGCATCGCGTCCTTCAAGAGCAAAAGCAAGGTGAAAAATCAGCTTGCCGAATTCCGCACTCTTGTCAGCGACAACGATATCGAGCTGATCTGCAAGCTTGGACTGCTTCTGCAGCTGGCGGCGTCTCTGGACCGGAGCGAGACGCAGGCCATTGGCCAGCTGACCGTCCGCACCACCGAAACGCAGATGCTGATTCGTCCGCTTCAAACAAGAGGCTCCCTGGCGGTAGAGCGCAGGGAGCTCGAAGAAATTGCGCCCGATTTCAAGAAGCAGTGGGAGCTTGAGCCTGTGCTGCTATAG